One window of the Coffea eugenioides isolate CCC68of unplaced genomic scaffold, Ceug_1.0 ScVebR1_1126;HRSCAF=1928, whole genome shotgun sequence genome contains the following:
- the LOC113754944 gene encoding abscisic acid receptor PYL4-like → PASVVWALVSDFENPQRYKPFVRSCRIIDGQANQVGCLRRVDVASGLPASYSIERLKILDHDQRIFGFSIVSGDHRLSNYRSIMSLHPNGSNETVVVETYMIDAAEANTKEETCAFVDTIVKLKLRTLSRVAEDLAGKAQQV, encoded by the coding sequence CTCCTGCCTCCGTCGTTTGGGCTCTGGTTTCCGACTTTGAAAATCCTCAACGCTACAAGCCGTTCGTGAGATCCTGCAGAATCATAGATGGCCAGGCGAACCAAGTTGGATGCTTACGCCGTGTGGATGTTGCGTCAGGACTTCCAGCCTCCTATAGCATCGAGCGGCTCAAGATTCTTGATCATGATCAGCGCATCTTCGGGTTCAGCATTGTCAGCGGCGACCACCGATTGTCGAACTATCGCTCGATCATGAGCCTACACCCCAATGGCAGCAATGAGACGGTGGTTGTGGAGACTTACATGATTGATGCGGCCGAGGCCAACACGAAAGAAGAGACGTGTGCCTTTGTGGATACGATCGTGAAACTGAAATTGCGGACTCTGTCCAGAGTTGCTGAGGATTTGGCGGGCAAAGCGCAACAAGTTTGA